The DNA segment gatattcgtgtctagtttccataaatataaagaaatcataatttggacatttgtagagaatgttatggccaaaatactaaggccTTTCTGTGCAGCCACCAGAAGCGCGGACCACGCTACTTTTTCGCGACCGCGGAGGGGTGAACGCTGAAGCGGTGATTTTTTGCGGTCAGCGGTGATGAAAATTCTtgaggtgcactataaatacgagatttagggttttattttatatttttacctagagagctcggatcttggcgatttttcgaaggtttttcaaaaatttatcggggtaagtgattctaactcggatttggctaaaatacatgaatctatcatttaattcatcatttgatttgtgatttgggatggaatttgtgaaaaatttgtaaagtttttcaaaaatgtcaaatgatgatttgaatgaccaaatggtatcggaattagataatttttgtatgagtGAACTCATAGCGGAATGGGTGTTcgatttttataaattttgtcaggttccgaggtgcggtCCAGGAGGTGCGGGCCAGGGGGTTGACTTTTTGTAtgacttttgttgattttttgtcgtgccatgattatgagagttaatgcacaaagggtgatgtcgtgccatgattatgagagttaatgtacaaagggtgatgccgtaccataTTATGAtagaagggtgatgccatgcacatttctatttatgtatatggtgaggaagagtgataaagcacgaaaggtgatgtcatgCACTTTTTGTTTCCTTGTGTTTATTCGTTGTTAACAATTCAGGTGTTTTAACTGTTCAGAttcctttactgttgtgatcctttgtgatgGAACCCCATAGTATTTTCAATACTtcgccgtatttatatatatatttcaatacttcaaatttcaataattgtttcatttttcaattcaattagttactcaattaaattccCTTAAActgtctgaggttgtattttacttaaaatggaatttctactaagttaaatTATTGAATCCTATATTAAAGGTAATAATTTATTCGATGTTGTCTTTTAAtttaaaatggtattttctttattcaaataatttctaaaaataacttcatcttttcttgttgaattcctaattggtttagaagcggtactctactttatattatgtaaatgagactccttgaacatTTTAATTGCCTTGGTTATGGACCTTATATACTGAATAACATGAGAACATTGTTGTGCAAAGTGAGATAGAAATGTGTGGGCACAAGGTGTCGGGTGTgctaattgaggttatgatatggggcatcgagtttgagatggctagaattgtgcatcagaaatgatatgatttattgagctgACATCCCCTTCCTTAAttgagtacatttttacttgtctgtgttccagttatgttggtgttaatttacttggttatctttcgTTTTCCATCCGTGTTTCCCTTTATTGTTTCTACTTATTGTAGTTTGTTCTTTCCCTGTTGTTGATATTACTTTGTCATCTTtaggttgatagtttattatcatatcctatTCAATTTATTCgaccagtaggtgtctggactattcctcgtcactaccccaccgaggttagtcttgatacttactgggcaccgctgtggtgtgttcatactacacttctgtatatttttatgtatagatccaggtatttgatcggtagtagctgtgcgggtcgttgcggtggagactcaaggtaaaacTGCTGCAGCGTTcacaggcctcagagtcaccttcacttgtacttattttcatttgttcctttttttcggaccagtgatgtatttattttgtataactactcttagaaaggcttatgacttgtaccaccagtTTTAGGAATTGTAATTTGTTAAGAGTTATTTAAATTAAAGTTAGCAAATATAAATGTTatctcagttaatgttaggcttacccaGTTTAgagagtaggtgccatcacgactctttcagagggattttgggtcgtgacaagttggtatcagaactctaggttcataggtgctacgagtcataagcaggtttagtagagtcttgcggattggtacggagacgtctgtacttgtcttcgagaggctatagaactATTAGGATAatctcacttctttcattccttatcgtgcgatattgattcagctcgaagTATATAACTTATGTTCCTCTACATTCACTCGTGTATGATATTACGCTCTTAGTGTCCGCTATGCGCCagtggttcgtgatgctacaAACGGACTATGAAAGAGTCAGGGATGCTCAAGCATTGTCTCAACGTCGTGTCATCCAGACTGAAGATATATAGGTATTGAGAGACTATTCAATTGTTTAAATGGAGGCGCAGCAGTTTTTGACATCTGGTTGATGAGTGCATGCTTGGGAATGTTTAATtatgatgttttaagcgtcaataccacacaagagggcgggtgatttgtgtggtacccaatttttgcttaactgaactatagaagaacctggttcttctaggtgttccaactactactgtttgcggaataataaatatagaaaataaagaacacagagatttttacgtggaaaacacctggctcaaaaggtgaaaaaaccatgacctactactcagtaggattttcccaaacttccactaaaatcactgagccaaaacagtaTTTACAAgtactctttgtaaacctaagtattaactctaatcccattgtggcacacagcctcaactgttacgacaacttcaagttagctataacttgaacactctaggtacctaatacaattgcttctatgaaagctgaaaggtacaattttaaaccacctactacaattgaactagaataaaagataaacataattgaactggttcttctatcttgttcaagtagcttcaggagtgcacactcaaatcacacataaatttcttgcaaaatcgccttgctcttttgctctcaatttagtttaacttctgcgtatgtgcattacctgtaaaagagaacaacacttacatttaataggttagtaatcagagtttgattgggactcaattgctGCTCTTCTATCGTTGAAGAGTTCAtaatgatctcaaactctaacactatcttcatcctagattgtgttctcttcatataaggagactttctccccttatccaatatgcaactttTTCGATCAGTTCAGAAGATATTGCTACTTGATCAGTAGGACGTATCTCCTTcacatgcatctcacatgtataggttgatcatgactgttgCTTTACAAGATGGACCTAGTCCATGACTAAGTTCTTTTTTCAATCTTTAAAACTTCACCTATTCCTGGGCCAAcaaatttcccctttttgatgatgataaaCTCTGTTTACTGATTTGGAACctataagaactcagcttaaccatcaatactaaacttagaaaattcatttatcatcaaggaccaggttaattaggttataaatatcacttatttcagaatatgtaaagcacaatGTCTCCTCCCCCTTTTGgaatcatcgaaaagttgcatacaaagtgtgattcccagattttaataagtactcatggccactggggcaactgcaagtgcaatcatggtgtAATCATCAataatcaagcaaacatatttaaactatcaaggacagATTAATCATTGAACAAGAGCAAAACAGTAGTTATCATTGACAGAGATATGTTGCCACcaacaatccacaaaaagaaaaaaaaacatccaaaccatgagcaaaaacaaaagatagaaaaatttcTAATCTGGTTCACTGAGGCACTAAACAAGTTCAGGAGACAAAACCTAggagtcctaaggcttggaggaactagagggTTGGGTTTGGAGAAGATTTAACATGttgtgaagaattccatcattcttctccttttctttggcaaGCTCAGTTCTGAGACCATCCCTCTCAAATTCCACTTTAGtcacacgagccttgagcctagctatTTCAGCATCCTTGGCTGCACATTCCTGAACTAGAGTCCTAACTTTTCTGTTGATGGGTGCCTTCtgggatgaaccaggttcatttgggatggcaTTGACTGCATAGTCACAAGCAAGAAAAGTATTGGTGCTAAAGTGATCCTTGCtcgaggccatttcccatttcttcagaggcacattgaGCTTGTCCAGAACTATGGTTAGAATAAAGACATAGGGAGTaacatgagccttggagccatttatgaccctgtctagcaGCTTGATAATGAAGGCAGGCTagttgatttgctttcctctctcTAGGCACTCCAGAAGAACTAGATCCATGTAATTTGCAATGTGCCTTCTCTCCTGTCTGGGCAATaaacacttgttgacaaattcaaaacAAGACCTTGTGATTAGGCCTCATTTCACTTTTCTGCACAACCCTGGCTTCATTCACATCTTCTAAATCACAAAACCTCCTGGTGATTGCAAGAGCAGTAGGGAGGGAGTCCAGGCAGGGCCACAtttgccttgtatagtcatcaaacccttcagagggtatgtccaggatctctcccagtttctttacatcaaactgcacttgaactcctttcaccAGGCTACTAACATTGCCATCCTTAACCGCACCATTTGCCATAAATTCAATTAGCTCATTTCTGGCTAGCCTACCATCCATATGAatgaccatgtccttccatccctgagCAGTTAAAGCATCCACCAATCTCATCATTCCTGGTCCCACCAGGTCTTTCAGCAGTCTACCCTTTaaaatctttcttttgccaaacatggcaagcttatcctgttccttctcagaatcattttcttcttcttcttcttctccactccagtCTCATCTTTAGAAATTTTTGATCGTTTGTTTTTCActgcagatcttgtcctcttAGCTAGTGTAGGTTCAACAGCCTTAGACAcggaggaagacttcttggaggaAGTCTTAGGCTTTTTGGGCCTGGGGGTAGGAACCTCCACTGAtgtacccctttcttgatggaccagttccatctcctcttccTCAACAGCCTCTGAGGATTTTGCAATTTTTCCCTTTCCTTtatccattttctttttcttgctttcagccaaagccctttgtagatcagcttcactctgtttcaccctgcttcttgtggctctacccTTTGGCAATGAAGAGGCAGTAGGTGTTGGGgatgaagcctttcttttcttggaaggcTTAGGAACATTTGGGGCTTTTGTTGTGGGAGTCCTGCATTTCTTTGGGTCATAGATTTCCCCAACCTTTTTCAGCAGGCctgctagggtctcttcagtagatgaaacatgttcATCTCTCTGTGTgctcagatgaaccaacccctcagcagcttccccagaaccacttccccctgacttcatgccactctctTCTACCCTTTCTTGTGTAACCCCACAGATAGCAGGCACTACTCCtttcccatttcccctctcttcaccacatgcaccctctttctctttttcttttttataattCTTTTTACCTACACTCCTTCGTAACCCTGGAAATTCTACATCCTTAATAGACacaaccagaacaaacctagtttcaAGATTTTTAAACACTGAAGAAATTACCTTTgattgagattcttg comes from the Nicotiana sylvestris chromosome 4, ASM39365v2, whole genome shotgun sequence genome and includes:
- the LOC138890283 gene encoding uncharacterized protein, which translates into the protein MLARKTVASGALRKKLNEKLKASQAQNSDSSSDSESYQSATEGFVLVVSIKDVEFPGLRRSVGKKNYKKEKEKEGACGEERGNGKGVVPAICGVTQERVEESGMKSGGSGSGEAAEGLVHLSTQRDEHVSSTEETLAGLLKKVGEIYDPKKCRTPTTKAPNVPKPSKKRKASSPTPTASSLPKGRATRSRVKQSEADLQRALAESKKKKMDKGKGKIAKSSEAVEEEEMELVHQERGTSVEVPTPRPKKPKTSSKKSSSVSKAVEPTLAKRTRSAVKNKRSKISKDETGVEKKKKKKMILRRNRISLPCLAKERF